The stretch of DNA ACATATTGAAAGCCCTGCAATGGCAAAAGCAAACAGCCAAGGTAAAAGAGACCAATTGATAATATTTAAATCTAGGGACTGATGTTTTATTACAACAGAGAAAAACAGAAACGATATAACAATTGAAAGTAATGTTCCTATCATGGTTTTTACGGCAAAAAGGATTTGCCCTAAAAGTTTCCCATCAATCCAAGTTTGTGGTGTCATGGTTGCCATTAATTGCTCGGTTACTCTGTTTTGTTTTTCGCCGGTAATACTTACAAACAGTTGTCCAAATACACCAAATACAGCGACAACAAGTAAAAACAAAACGCCGTAGGCCGTTAGGGTTTGAGTTTTATCCGCTTCATTCTTCAGTAAATCATCAAGTACTTTATGATCTATATTAATAGGTGTGCTAAGCGCAACCTGCTGCTCACTAGTTAGGTTGAGTTGCTCAAACTTTGCCATTTGCATTTCTGCGTTAATGAGTGTGATGAGCTGATTTTGCCAACCAGACTTTTCAGCCGTGGTGAGTGAAGCGTTTACCATTTGTTCCCCTAACGACGTTGAGTTTGATTCATGAAACTCTAGGGCTGCATCAAACACACTTTCTTGAGTTAACCCAGTAACAACCTCTTGTAGGTTATCAACCTCAATAAACTCAAATGACGTTGCGTTTGGTAAGTCTTGATTAACTTCAAAGGATTGCGCTGTCGCTATTTTGTATACGTCATCTAGTTGTTGGCTTTTATTGGCAACGAAATAAATAACTAAACCCGCTGCCAACATAATAAGCTTGCCAATAACTTCCTGCTTTAGCTTAAAAAAATGTAAGAACTCCCATTTAGCCACAGTCCAACTTTGTTTAAAATTGAGTGAATTTTTAGTATTCATTACGACTGTCCTTCATCAAGGGAAACATTGTCATCCGATTCCGAGTTATGATTAGCAACGGCATTTAGGTAAATGGTATGTAAAGTCTGTGACTGATTTTTTAATTCCACTACATTGCCAATTTCGCTAAGTAGCGGCAGTAGTTCATTTAAAGTTTGGTGGTTTTGCAAGGTAATAAGTAGTTGATTGGCTTTGATGGCCTCGACTGTATATTTACTTTTTATTTTATCGAGCGAACCTAACGGCTGTTCAGGTGT from Psychrosphaera aestuarii encodes:
- a CDS encoding ABC transporter permease, whose protein sequence is MNTKNSLNFKQSWTVAKWEFLHFFKLKQEVIGKLIMLAAGLVIYFVANKSQQLDDVYKIATAQSFEVNQDLPNATSFEFIEVDNLQEVVTGLTQESVFDAALEFHESNSTSLGEQMVNASLTTAEKSGWQNQLITLINAEMQMAKFEQLNLTSEQQVALSTPINIDHKVLDDLLKNEADKTQTLTAYGVLFLLVVAVFGVFGQLFVSITGEKQNRVTEQLMATMTPQTWIDGKLLGQILFAVKTMIGTLLSIVISFLFFSVVIKHQSLDLNIINWSLLPWLFAFAIAGLSICAAFMAAIASAIDDPNHSGKSGLMMLPLVPVVLTFFLIDSPNSVITVFLSYLPVTSFAVMPVRMSLVELPIWEPILSLILSFACFYYFRILAARVFKMGMNMYGKEPTLKDMLKATYKG